A section of the Dehalobacter sp. DCM genome encodes:
- a CDS encoding ABC transporter permease, producing MKFTEMLLVALEGIWVNKLRSTLTMLGMIIGVMVVIIIVTLGQSMNKAITQQVEGAGANSFTLMATANDNGQRGKLTLDDCTLLARSIDSIDFVVPIKYQTYSAALQTPRKKINATLIGTGSDLTKIQTTLFNEGRFFNETENQIGRRVAVIDQDMADELFGSGSQAVGKTVKINRVSFEICGVTKPAGSLMGMQQSVAYIPLKTLMNMDGTEEIQQVIVRVKSKEQLQSATSQSVNLLEMRHSMKKVYMAQTNEQTMEMYSSILTVITSVFGALAGIALLVGGIGIMNIMLVSITERTREIGLRMAVGARRQDILLQFLVESATISVIGGIIGMILGIGIGAIISLVFNMPVIISVKTILFAFCFSAVIGMVFGLYPANRAAKLDPIDALRYE from the coding sequence ATGAAGTTTACCGAAATGCTGCTTGTAGCCCTGGAGGGGATCTGGGTGAACAAATTACGTTCGACCCTGACAATGCTGGGGATGATCATCGGTGTCATGGTCGTTATTATTATCGTCACGTTGGGGCAAAGCATGAATAAAGCAATTACGCAGCAAGTCGAAGGAGCGGGAGCGAACTCTTTTACGTTAATGGCAACAGCCAACGACAACGGACAGCGGGGCAAACTCACCTTGGATGACTGCACGCTTCTAGCGCGTTCTATCGATAGCATCGACTTCGTCGTGCCCATCAAATACCAGACCTATTCGGCGGCTTTGCAAACACCGCGTAAAAAAATAAACGCCACCTTGATCGGAACGGGCTCTGATCTAACTAAAATACAAACAACATTATTCAATGAAGGTCGTTTTTTCAATGAAACCGAAAACCAGATCGGTCGACGAGTGGCTGTTATCGACCAGGACATGGCGGATGAGTTATTCGGCTCCGGCAGTCAAGCTGTCGGCAAAACCGTGAAAATCAACCGGGTATCGTTTGAAATCTGTGGGGTGACGAAACCTGCAGGTTCCTTAATGGGTATGCAGCAATCTGTTGCTTACATCCCGCTTAAGACACTGATGAATATGGATGGGACTGAGGAAATTCAGCAGGTTATCGTGAGAGTCAAAAGTAAGGAACAGTTACAATCGGCCACCAGCCAAAGTGTTAATCTCTTGGAAATGCGTCATTCAATGAAAAAAGTATACATGGCCCAAACCAATGAACAGACAATGGAAATGTATAGTTCCATCCTGACTGTGATTACCTCGGTTTTCGGCGCTCTGGCAGGAATCGCGTTACTGGTAGGCGGTATCGGCATCATGAATATCATGCTCGTTTCCATAACGGAACGCACTCGGGAAATCGGTCTGCGCATGGCAGTCGGAGCCCGGCGTCAGGATATATTGCTGCAGTTTCTGGTGGAATCCGCGACAATATCCGTGATCGGCGGGATCATCGGCATGATCTTGGGGATTGGCATCGGCGCAATCATTTCTCTTGTCTTTAATATGCCGGTTATTATTTCTGTGAAAACCATTCTGTTTGCATTTTGTTTTTCAGCAGTCATCGGTATGGTTTTTGGTCTGTATCCGGCAAACCGGGCAGCAAAACTTGACCCGATCGATGCGTTAAGATATGAATAA